The sequence GCATTTCTTTGGCGACGTAGGCCATCTCTTCGAGTGACGGCGTGATCAATCCGGACAGCCCGATGATGTCGGCGTTTTCGGCCTTCGCACGCGCCAGAATTTCCGAGCACGGCACCATCACGCCCATGTTGACGACTTCAAAGTTATTACATTGCAGGACCACCGAAACGATGTTCTTGCCGATGTCGTGCACGTCACCCTTGACGGTGGCAATCACGATCTTGCCCTTGGCCTTGGCGGCGATGCCGGTCTTTTTTTCTTCGAGCTGCTTTTCGATTTCGATGAACGGAATCAGGTGGGCGACGGCCTGCTTCATCACGCGTGCCGACTTGACTACCTGCGGCAGGAACATCTTGCCCTGGCCGAACAAGTCGCCAACGATGTTCATGCCGTCCATCAGCGGGCCTTCGATCACGTGGATAGGCCGGCCGCCGTTGACCAGCAACTGCTGGCGCGCTTCTTCGGTGTCTTCGACGATCCATTGCGTGATGCCGTGGACCAGCGCGTGCGCCAGCCGTTTTTGCACCGGCCCCTCGCGCCATTCGAGGTTCTGTTCTTCCTTCTTGTCACCGGCTTTCAGGGTGCCGGCAATCTCGATCATGCGTTCGGTGGCATCTTCACGGCGATTCAGCACGACGTCTTCGACGCGCTCGCGCAGCTCGGGCGACAGCTCACTGTAGACGCCCATCATGCCGGCGTTGACGATGCCCATCGTCATGCCGGCCTGGATCGCGTGGTACAGGAACACCGTGTGGATCGCTTCGCGTGCCGGGTCGTTGCCGCGGAAGCTGAAGCTGACGTTCGAGACACCGCCACTGATCTTGGCATGCGGTAGATTCTTGCGGATCCAGCGTGTCGCGTCGATGAAGTCAACCGCGTAATTATTGTGTTCCTCGATGCCGGTGGCGATCGCAAAAACGTTCGGGTCGAAGATGATGTCTTCGGGTGGGAAGCCGACTTTCGACACCAGCAGGTTGTAGGCGCGCTGGCAGATTTCGGTCTTGCGCGCGAGCGTATCGGCCTGGCCTTTTTCATCGAAGGCCATCACGATCACGGCCGCACCGTAGCTGCGGCACAGACGGGCCTGGCGCAGGAATTCATCCTCGCCTTCCTTCATCGAAATCGAGTTCACGATCGACTTGCCCTGCACGCACTTCAGGCCCGCTTCGATGACTGACCACTTCGACGAATCGATCATGATCGGTACGCGGGCGATGTCCGGCTCGGACGCCACCAGATGCAAAAAGCGCGTCATTGCAGCGACTGAATCGAGCATCGCTTCATCCATGTTGATATCGATGACTTGCGCGCCGTTTTCGACTTGCTGGCGGGCGACAGCGATGGCTTCATCGTATTGCTCGTTGAGAATCAGGCGCGAGAAGGCCTTCGAGCCGGTGACGTTGGTGCGCTCCCCGACGTTCACGAACAGTGAATCGTCATCGATGACGAAGGGCTCGAGACCTGAGATGCGCATTGCTTGCGGAATGACGGGAATCTGACGCGGCGCGATGCTGGCGACGGTTTGCGCAATCGCGCGGATATGGTCCGGCGTGGTGCCGCAGCAGCCGCCGGCGATGTTGACGAAACCGCTTTCCGCGAAGTCTTTCAGCAGCGCAGAAGTCACGTCCGGGGTCTCATCGAAGCCGGTATCGCTCATCGGGTTCGGCAAGCCGGCATTCGGGTAAATACAGACGAAGGTGTCGGCGATTTTCGACAGCTCTTCGGCATACGGACGCATCAGCGCCGCACCCAGTGCGCAGTTCAGGCCGATCGTCAGCGGTCGGGCATGGCGCACTGAATTCCAGAATGCCGGCACGGTCTGACCGGACAAAATACGGCCCGATGCATCGGTGACGGTACCCGAAATCATGATTGGCAAGCGCTTGCCGGATTCCTCGAAAAAAGTGTCGATGGCAAACAGCGCGGCCTTGCAATTGAGCGTATCGAAGATGGTTTCGACCAGCAGGATGTCGGAGCCGCCTTCGACCAGCGCACGGGTCTGATCCAGATAGGCTGCGACAAGCTGATCGAAGGTGACGTTGCGGGCCGCAGGGTCGTTGACATCCGGCGAAATTGAGGCGGTTTTTGGTGTCGGCCCGAGCGTGCCTGCGACGAAGCGCGGCTTGTCCGGGGTCGAGTACTTGTCGCAGGCCGCGCGGGCCAGACGCGCCGACGTGACATTCATCTCGTAGGCCAGATGCGCCATGTGATAGTCGTCCTGCGCGACGGTGGTCGCACCGAAGGTATTGGTCTCGATCATGTCGGCACCGGCATCGAGGTATTGCTCGTGGATTTCGCTGACGATCTGCGGCTGCGTCAGCGATAGCAATTCATTGTTGCCCTTGACGAAGAGTTCGCGGCCCGGCCCGGTGAAATCGGCGAAGCGCGGTCCGCGGTAATCCTCTTCGCTCAGCTTGTATTGCTGGATCATCGTGCCCATCGCGCCATCGAGGATCAGGATGCGGCGCGACATCAGGTCGCGCAAGAGTGTTTCGGTGGCGGAGAAAGCGTCGCGTTTCATGGTGTGCTCGATGAAAAAGGTGTCTGGAAATGCAAAACCCGGCTTGCAAAGCGGAGCCGGGTTTCTTTTGGGCCGCTTTAGCGGTATTTATTTGGGCCCGTGCCGTCGTTGCAGGGGCCTGGCGCCCGCAAGCTGGGTTTGACTTTGTGGATCAAATCGGCGCTGGAAAATTATACGTCAAAGCGTCGAATGCCGACTCCGGCCAAAAAAAAGCCCGCTAAAGAGGCGGGCTTGAATCCATATCAAAAAGATGAGACATGGAGGAGACAGGACGAGTATGGGGCGACACGCCGCAGCCCGCCAATTGTCTTTTGGCATAGCAGATATCGGATTGATGAATACCAGTGCAGATTGTGAGGGTGTGTCTGTCATCCTGCAGGAAAAACCTGCGCGCAAGTACCGGCGGCAATCGGAGACCCCTTGAGAAATTCCGATGCGGGCAAGCGCTTGCCACCGGGTTTTTGTAGCTCCGTCAGTCGCAGTGCGCTGCGACCGCAGGCAATCACCAATCCGGAGATGGCATCGGCGGCGATGATTTCGCCAGGCAAAGCCAGCTCCGAGCAAGCCACGACTTCAGCGCGCCAGATCTTGATGGCAACGCCGCCTATCAGGGCGCTGGCACCTGGTGCCGGATGGAAGGCGCGTATCTTGCGCGACAGCAGTTCGGCGGGTTGCGCAAAATCCAGTGCGGCTTCTTCCTTGCTGATCTTGGCGGCATAACAGGTGCCGCTATCGGGTTGCTTTGTGGCGAGCAGCGCGCCGCGTTCGAGCTGGCGTAGCGCGTCGACGATCAGTTTTCCACCGAGCGACGCAAGCCGGTCGTGCAAGCTGCCGGTCGTGTCGTCCGCATCGATCACTAGCCGCTCGACCAGCAGCATCGGTCCGGTATCGAGACCTTTATCCATTTGCATGATGGTGATGCCGGTCTCCGGGTCGCCGGCTTCGATGGCGCGGTGGATCGGCGCGGCGCCGCGCCAGCGTGGCAGCAGCGAAGCGTGGATATTCAGGCAGCCCGATGGCGGGATCGCCAGAACCGATGGCGGCAGGATCAGGCCATAGGCGGCGACGACCATCACGTCATGCGGCGTGGCACGCAACAGTGCATCGGCTTCGCTGGCGGCATCGGGATATTTGCCATCCAGCCGTAATGACACCGGTTGCGCTACCGGAATGCCGTGCGCCAGCGCAAATTGTTTCACCGCAGAGGCATGCAATTGCATGCCCCGTCCGGCCGGGCGATCGGGCTGCGTCAGCACCAGCGGGATGTCGAAGCCGGCAGCGTGGATTGCGGCCAGTGCGACGGCGGCAAATTCCGGCGTGCCGGCAAAGATGATTTTCATGAGGGCGATTTTTCCTGGCGGGTCGCCGTGATCAGCGATCGCTGTTACGTTTCTTGTCGCGATTGAGTTCGCGTTCTTCCTTGAGCATCTTCGCTTTGATCCGGTTGCGTTTGAGCGGCGACAGATACTCGACGAATACCTTACCTTTCAGGTGGTCCATCTCATGCTGGATGCAGACCGCCAGCAAGCCATCGGCGGTGATGTCGAAGACTTTACCGTCGACGTCGAGGGCGCGCACCTTGATACGGGCATGCCGCTCCACACCGTCATAGACGCCGGGTACCGACAGGCAACCTTCGTCATAGAGCTGCATTTCGGTGCTGGCCCAAGTGATTTCCGGGTTGATCAGCACGCGCAGTTCCGACTGATTATCGGAGATGTCGACAATGATCAATTGCTCATGCACGTCGACCTGCGACGAAGCCAAACCGACGCCGGGGGCGTCGTACATGGTTTCTGCCATATCGGCGACAAGCTGTTTCAGTCGAGTATCGAACACCGTCACTGGACGGGCAATCTTGTGCAGGCGCTGGTCGGGGTAACGCAATATATTTAGTAATGGCATACGGCTTTTGCGCAACAATGCGCTTAATGATGAACGTGTTTTATCTTGCTAGTTCAAGGATTTGTGGGCAGACTTTGATTCAATTTGGCAAGTTTTTCCACGCATTTCCTTGCGTATGTACTCTGTCGCAAGGCTGCCCATTCAGGCCACGCGCACACTCACCGGATCAACCATGAAAAAGTTTAGCACAGCCGTCCTCTGCTTCGCCTTTGCCGCAGCCTCGCTTTCCCTGGTCGCGTCGAGCGTGCAAGCAGCACCGGCACGCTGCGAATTCCTGGCCAATGCGCCCGACAGTCATCTGGTCGTCAAGGGCGATACGCTCTGGGATATCTCCGGAAAATTCCTGCAGCATCCGTGGTGCTGGCCGCAAGTGTGGGACATGAATCGTGACCAGATCCGTAATCCGCACTGGATTTATCCCGGACAAATTGTGTATTTCGACCGTATCAATGGCCGTTTGCGATTAGGCAAGCCGATGGGTGACATGTCGATCGACCGGGTATCACCGCGCATCCGTATCGAAGGACTTGGCCAGGAAGCGATCCCTGCGATCCCGTCGAATGTGATCGAGCCGTTCCTGTCGCAGCCGCTGATCATCGAAGAAAATGAATTGCAAGGCACGCCACGTATCGTCGCAACGCAGGAAGGCCACGTCTTCCTCGGTAAAAACGACAAGGCCTACGTGCGTGGTGACCTCAAGGCAGACACGTCGTTCCAGGTATTCCGGCCAGGCTTGCCACTGAAAGACCCCGAAACCGGAAAAATCATTGGTTACGAAGCCGCTTATCTCGGCAGCGTCAAGCTCGTGCAGGCTGACAAGAGCGGCGGCGATAGTGCCCATGTCTTTACAGTCGTGGCCGCCAAGGAAGAAATGGGCGTCGGCGACCGCTTGTTGCCGGTACCGCCTGCGCCTATCCTGAACTATGTGCCGCATCCACCGGAACAGTCCGTGAACGCGCGCATCGTTTCGATTTACGGCGGCGTCACCCATGCCGGTCAGAACCAGATTGTCACTATTAATCGTGGCAAGAGTGACGGTATCGATATTGGCACGGTGTTGCAGCTAAGCCGCTCCGGTGCAGTCATCATCGACAAGACCGAAGGCAAGAAGGAAAAGATCAAGCTACCCGATTCCGACTATGGCACCTTGTTCGTATTCCGCGTCTTTCACAACATCTCGTACGCGCTGATCATGCAGGTCAGCGATTCGGTACAGATCGGGGACGTGGCCAAATCACCGGAGTAAATCCTGCCATCGACTGCCGAACCCCTGATCGAACCGCTTGAAGTCGCTGCGTGGATACGGCTGGAGCAAACGCACGGCGTCGGCAATGTGACGGCGCGTCAATTGCTGACGCACTTCGGATTGCCGGACAATATCTTTGCTGCCGGTCAGGCGGCACTCAGTGCGCTGGTCGGCCTGCCACTGGCCCGTGCACTGACCGCACCGGTCCCTGTCCGTACTCAAGTCCTCATCGATTACACGCTGCTCTGGTTGCAGCATCCTCATCATTATTTTCTTACCCTGGCTGATCCGCGCTATCCGCAGAGCTTGCTGGATATCCCCGATCCGCCGATCACGCTGTATGTCAAAGGATGCATTGGGTTGCTGCAGATGCCATCCATCGCCATCGTTGGCAGTCGTAATGCCACGGCGCAAGGGGTGCTCAATGCGGAACGGTTTGCCGCGTCGCTCAGCCAAGCCGGCTTCCCGGTGGTGTCCGGGCTGGCGATGGGGATCGATGCGGCCGCGCACGCGGGGGCGCTGTTGCATGCAGGTTCAACCATTGCGGTGATCGGCACCGGGATCGACATCATTTATCCGGCGCGCAATCGGGCATTGGCGGCACGGATTGCAAAAGACGGTTGCGTGGTCAGCGAATACGCCCTCGGTACCGAAGCGCTCTCCGCTAATTTCCCGCGCCGCAACCGCTTGATCAGTGGTTTGTCGCGTGCCGTACTGGTCGTCGAAGCAGCAGCCCGGTCCGGATCGTTGATCACGGCCCGGGTCGCCGCCGAACAAGGTCGCGATGTCTTTGCAATTCCGGGTTCGATCCATGCACCCCTGTCGAAGGGTTGTCATTGGCTGATCAAGCAGGGTGCCAAGCTGGTCGAATCGGCACAGGACGTCCTCGAAGAAATCGCACCGGCCGCACCGACGCCGGGCGCGCACGATACCGCAGTCCGGGTCGTGCCGCCGGCATTGGACGCCCTGCTAGCGGCACTCGGTTTTGATCCGGTCGATAGCGATGGTCTGGTAGCGCGAACCGGGCTGGAGGTGGCCACACTGAGTGCGCAATTGCTGGAGCTGGAACTGCTCGGATGCCTGGAAGTACTGCCTGGCGGGAATTACCGGCGAGTCGGGTAGAATCCCGACTCGCCGGGCACGGGCACCTGCGCTGCATAGGGCGCAACTGCCTCCCGAAACCCTTTTCGCAAACGCTGCACGATGCTTGTGCCAGCGCGATCTAACCGCTACAGTGCATTCATGTTCGACGTCCTTGTCTACCTCTACGAAACCTATTACCGTCCGGATGCCTGCCCACCACCGGCTGCACTGGTCAAGAAACTGTCGGCAATCGGTTTCGATGACGACGAGATCACCAGCGCACTCGACTGGCTCACGGATCTCGCACAAACCACCACGACGCTGGCCGGACAGTACCCGCAGCAAGCCGCATTTTCATTTGGTACGCGCATTTACGTGCAACAGGAAATGGACGCGCTGGGAACGGCCGCCGTCGGTTTCATCCAGTTCCTCGAGGCCGCCAAGCTGCTCAATCCGGTCCAGCGCGAGATCGTTATCGAGCGGGCACTTGCCGTCAGCGGTACCCTGATCTCGCTCGACAAGCTGAAGGTCATCGTGCTGATGGTATTGTGGAGTCAAGGCAAGGAGCCTGACGGCTTGATGTTCGACGAACTCTTCCTCGATGATGACGAGCCCGAGCCAAGGCAATTACATTAACCGGCCACCTGCTGCGACACCGTCGTGTCGCCCTCTTCGTTGCGACGAACCCCGGTTGCGGCTTTTGCAGGAACCCGCTTATTATCACTTTCGGTTGCCCGCGGTCAGCAACCTGTTACCGCGTAAGATTGCGGAGACGGGCTGTATGATGCGGTCAACGACGCTAACCGCCACGGGGCGAACGCCCTTTTTCCGAGACCAGACTCCATGACTAAAACCCTCATCATCGCCGAGAAGCCTTCTGTCGCGAACGACATTGCGAAGACGCTCGGTGGCTTCACCAAGCACGATGAGTATTTTGAATCCGACGAATACGTATTGTCGTCCGCCGTCGGTCACCTGCTGGAAATCGCAGTGCCGGAAGAATTCGATATCAAGCGCGGCAAATGGAGCTTTGCCCATCTGCCGATGATTCCACCGTACTTTGCCCTGAACCCGATCGCCAAGACCGAAGCGCGCCTGAAAGTGCTGAACCGGCTGATCAAGCGCAAGGATGTCACTGCCCTGATCAATGCCTGCGATGCCGGGCGTGAAGGCGAACTGATCTTCCGGCTGATCGCCCAGAATGCCAAGGCCAAGCAACCGATCAAGCGGCTCTGGCTGCAATCAATGACGCCCGGTGCGATCCGCGAAGCCTTCACCAATTTGCGCGACGATGCCGAGATGCTGCCGCTGGCCGATGCCGCACGCTGCCGCAGCGAAGCCGACTGGCTGATCGGCATCAACGGCACCCGTGCAATGACGGCCTTCAACTCGAAGGAAGGTGGTTTTTACCTGACCACGGTCGGTCGGGTCCAGACCCCGACGCTGTCGATCGTCGTGCTGCGCGAAGAGAAAATCAAGAAGTTCGTGGCCCGGGATTTCTGGGAAGTACGGGCCGATTTCGTCTGCGCTGCCGGTGTCTACGAAGGCCGCTGGCTCGATACCAAATTCAAGAAGGACGAGACCGATCCCGAGAAGCGCGCCGAGCGTCTCTGGAGCAAGGCAGCCGCCGAATCGATCGTCGCCGCCTGTCGTTCCAAGCAGGGCAATGTCACCGAAGAATCCAAACCGACCACCTCGATGGCACCCGGCCTGTTCGACCTGACCAGCCTGCAGCGTGAAGCCAATGCACGCTTCGGTTTCTCGGCCAAGAACACGCTCGGTCTGGCGCAGGCGCTGTACGAAAAGCACAAGGTGCTGACTTATCCGCGGACCGACTCGCGCCATCTGCCGGAAGACTACATCAGCACCGTCAAGGAAACGCTGGAGACGATTTCCGAGAACAACAACTATTACCAGTTTGCTGCGCAGATCCTCAATGGCAATTGGGTCAAGCCGAACAAGCGCATCTTCGACAACACCAAGATCAGCGATCACTTCGCGATCATCCCGACCACGCAAGCGCCTAAGAACTTGTCCGAGCCGGAGCAGAAGCTCTATGACCTCGTCACGCGCCGCTTCCTCGCGATCTTTTTTCCGGCCGCCGAATTCCAGGTCACGACGCGCTTTACCGAAGTCTCCGGGCATCAGTTCAAGACCGAAGGCAAGGTCATGGTCAACCCGGGCTGGCTGGCCGTGTACGGCAAGGACGTGGTCGATCCAAAAGCCGCCGATGGCGACGGTACGCTGGTCGCCGTGGCCAAGGGCGAAAAAGTCCAGACCGACACGATTGCCGCCAACGGCCTGGTCACCAAGCCGCCCGCCCGCTACACCGAAGCCACGCTGTTGTCGGCGATGGAAGGTGCCGGCAAGCTGATCGACGATGAAGAATTGCGCGATGCGATGGCCGGCAAGGGCCTCGGCACGCCAGCCACCCGCGCTGCGACGATCGAAGGCTTGATCAACGAGCGTTACCTGCTGCGCGAAGGCCGGGAAATGATCCCGACGGCCAAGGCGTTCCAGCTGATGACGCTGTTGCGCGGTCTCGGCGTGAACGAACTGACTGCGCCGGAACTGACCGGTGAATGGGAATACAAGCTCTCGCAAATGGAGCGCGGCAAGATCAGTCGCGAGGAGTTCATGCGCGAGATCGCGCAAATGACGCAGATCATTGTCAAGCGCGCCAAGGAATACGACAACGTCACCATTCCCGGCGACTACACGACCCTGAAAACGCCATGCCCGAATTGCGGCAGCGTGGTCAAGGAAAACTATCGTCGCTTCGCCTGCACCAAGTGCGAATTCTCGATGAGCAAGACGCCGGGCAGTCGCCAGTTCGAAATCCCCGAAGTCGAGGAACTGCTGACCAACCGCACCATCGGACCGCTGCAGGGATTTCGCTCCAAGATGGGCCGGCCGTTCGCCGCCATCCTGAAAATCTCGCGCGACGAAGAGATCAAGAACTGCAAGCTCGAATTCGATTTCGGCCAGAACGATGAAGAAGGCGAGAACGGCGAGGGTGTCGATTTCACCGGCCAGACCGCGCTCGGTCCATGTCCGAAATGCGGCAACGGCGTGTTCGAACTGGGCCTGGCCTACGTCTGCGAAAAGAGCGTGGCCAAGCCGAAGGAATGCGATTTCCGCAGCGGTCGCATCATCCTGCAGCAGGAGATCCTGCCGGAGCAGATGGTCAAATTGCTCAACGAAGGCAAGACCGACCTGATGCCGGGTTTCGTGTCGCAACGCACACGCCGGCCGTTCAAGGCCTTCCTGGTCAAGGGCAAGGATGGCAAAGTCAGCTTCGAGTTCGAAGAGCGCAAAGCCAAGGCGCCGGCCAAGGGCAAGGCTGCTGCGGTTGAAGCTGACGAGGGCGATGCGCCCGAGGCAACCAAAGTCGTGAAGCTGGCCGCCAAACCGGCAGCCAAAAAAGCAGCGCCGAAAAAGGTCGCCGCCAAGAAGCCCGCAGTGCGCAAACCGGCAGTAAAAAAAGCCAGTGCATGATTGGCTTGCATCAGGAGTCGCTGCTTATTTTTTAAGCAGGCTCCTGATGCCATGCTATCGTCTCGTCAAGCCTACTTTTTGAAGGAACACTGATGAACGAGATCACTCAAAGCTTGCCCGAAAAAGACGATTGCAATTTCGCGATGCTGGCGCATCTGCTGGGGATTTTTACCGGTTTCATCGGTGCGCTGCTGATCTGGCTGCTCAAGAAAGACAGCTCGGCATACATTGCGCAAGAGTCCGCCGAAGCCCTCAACTTCCAGCTTACCGTGATGATCGGTTACGTGATTTGCGGGGTACTGACGCTGGTCCTGATCGGCTTGCTGGCGTTCCCGCTGCTGTACGTTGTCAACATCGTGTTCTGCATTCTCGGGGCGGTGGCGGCGTCCAAGGGGACCGGCTACCGGTATCCGTTTGTGCTGCGGCTGATCAAGTAATGATCCTGCGGTGCAATGCCCTTCGGTTATTGCACCCTACGATTTGCCGGACGCCGACGATTGGTGGCGGCCGCAACAGATCAAGGTCAACATCCACGTCCATTCGTAGGGTGCAATAACCGCAGGGCATTGCACCAAATGCCCCGCTCGCGCTCGTCAATCCCAATCCGGTTAGCGCGGGGTAGACCCTCTCCGCCACTTCCGCCTTAGCCAAGCCGGCAACTTCTCCAGATCATCGATATACGTAAACACCGCCGGCACCACCAGCAGGCTGAGCAAGGTCGACGTGATCAGTCCGCCGATGACCGCAATGGCCATCGGCGAACGGAAGCTCGGATCGGCACCCCAGCCCAGCGCCAGCGGCATCATGCCGGCACCCATCGCGATTGTCGTCATGATGATGGGCCGGCTGCGCTTGTGGCAGGCATCGACCAGTGCATCGAAGCGATTCATGCCGGCCTGGCGCGCGAGGATCGCGTAATCGACCAGCAGGATGGAATTTTTCGTGACGATTCCCATCAGCATGATCAGGCCGATCATCGATGGCATCGACAAGGCCCGGCCGGTGACGAGCAGCGCGACGAAGGCCCCGCCTATCGATAGCGGCAGCGCGGCGAGAATCGTCACCGGTTGCATGAAGTCCTTGAACAGCAGCACCAGCACGCCGTAAATGCACAGCACGCCAATGGCCATCGCCAGACCAAAACTGGCGAACAGTGCTTTCATTTCCTGTGCATCGCCGAGTTCGGCGATCTTCACCGAGGGGGGCAAATTGCGCAGCGACGGCAGCGCCCGCGCCTCCTTGTTCACATCGCCAAGGGTACGGCTACCAAGCTCGATATTGAGCGTCACGTTGCGGCTGCGGTTGAGCCGGTCGATTTGCGCCGGCCCGCTTTCCATCGTGATGCTGGCGACCGTACCGAGCATGACCGGACCGTTCTTGCCGGGCACCGTCAGACGGGCGATGGCATCGAGGTCGGCGCGTACGGCATCCGGCAGCTTGACCCGGATTGGTACCTGCCGTTCCGGCAGATTGAGCTTGGTCAGATTGGTGTCGTAGTCGCCGGCAGTGGCTACCCGCACCGTTTCACCGATGCTGGCAGCGGTCACGCCCAGATCCGCGGCGCGCGCGAAATCAGGCCGCACGATGATTTCCGGGCGCACCAGCGAGGCGGTCGAATTGACGTTACCGATACCTTGCAGCGTGCGCAGTTCGCGCGTCACCTTCTGCGCTGATTCCGACAGCGTGACCGGATTTTCGCTCTGCAAGACCAGCTGCATCTTGACCCCGCTATCGGGCGGACCCACCGTGAAGCGCGCACCGGGGATGACGGCAATGCGCTGGCGCAGCGCGCCTTCGAGCTGGGCCATGCTCTCCTTGCGGTCGGTGCGATGCACGGTGGTCAGCGTCAGCACCGTACGACGCGCTTCGGCCGACGCACCCGGGGCAAAGGCGTCGCCGCTGGAGCCTCCGCCGACCGAACTGAATACGCCGGTGATGCCCTTGACCTGCATCGCCAGTACGCGGGCGCGTTCGGCGACGACGGCAGTTTCCTGCAAGGTGCTACCCGGTGCCAGCTCGATATTGATCTGGGTCTGGCCACGGTCGGCGGCCGGGACAAAGCCGGTCGGCAGCAGCGGCACCAGCGCAATCGAGGCAATGAAAAAAATCCCCGCACCGATGCCGGTCAGGATGCGGTGACGCAGGCACCACTGCATCGTGGTCATGTACCGGCGCATCAGCCAGCCATCTTTTTGTTCGGTCTCGCTGGTGGGCTTGAGAATGTAGGCGGCCATCATTGGTGTGAGCAGGCGGGCCACCATCAGCGAAGCGATGATCGCCAGTACGGCGGTCCAGCCGAACTGCTTGAAGAATAGTCCCGGTATGCCTGCCATGAAGGCGGTCGGCAGGAACACCGCGACCAGGGCGAAGGTAGTCGCAATGACCGCCATGCCGATTTCATCGGCGGCTTCCAGCGCTGCCTGCATCGGCGACTTGCCCATGCGCAGATGGCGCGAAATGTTTTCGATTTCGACGATTGCATCGTCGACCAGCACGCCGACCACCAGCGCCAGCGATAGCAGTGTCACGGTATTGAGCGTGTAGCCGAAATACTTCAGGCCGAGGAAGGTCGGGATCACCGACAGCGGCAAGGCCGCCGCGGCCACCAGCGTGGCGCGCCAGTCGCGCAGAAACCACCACACCACCAGCACTGCCAGCAACGCGCCTTCGTACAGCAGCTCCATCGAGCCGTCGAAGTTTTCCTGGACCGGGCGGGCGTTGTCGATTACCTGTTTGAGCAAAATCGTGGGATGCGCTGCCTGCAGTTCGGCGACCGCCTTACGCGCCTCACGCGCAATGTCGAGTTCGCTGGCACCCTTGGTGCGGAAAATTTCAAACCCGACCACGCGCTGCCCATCCTGCGTCGCCAGCGAGCGCGGTTCGGCCACGGTATCGATGACGCGGGCCACTTGATCGAGCCGGATATGCCGGCCATCAGTCAGCGGGATATCCAGCTGCGCCAGCCCGGCCGCGCTCTGCACGGTCGCGATGGTCCGTACCGACTGCTCGGCACCGCTGACATCGCCACGTCCGCCCGGCGCTTCCTGTTGCACCAGTCGCAAGCGGCGCGAGACTTCCACTGCGGTCACTTTTAGCGCCGCCATACGCGCGGCATCGAGCTCCACCCGCACTTCGCGGTTGACGCCACCGACGCGCTTGACGGCACCGACGCCGCGAATACTGAGCATGCGTTTCGAGACCGTGTTGTCGACGAACCAGCTCAGTTCCTGCTGGTCCAGCGCCGAGCCCGCCGCAGCCGATGCGACAAAGGTCAGCACCACGCGGCCGGCTGTCGAAGCCTTCGTCACCGATGGATCGCGCAGCTCGCTGGGCAGGTCGGCGCGGATCCGCGCCACCGCATCACGGACATCATTGACGGCTTCGGCCAGCGGCTTTTCGAGCACGAACTCGACCGTCACAGTGACCGCACCATCGAGCACCTTGGTATAGATATTCTTGATGCCTTGCAGCGTTGCCACCGAGTCTTCGATCTTGCGGGCGACTTCGGTTTCGAGCTGGGCCGGTGCCGCGCCCGGCAGCGA comes from Actimicrobium sp. CCC2.4 and encodes:
- the dprA gene encoding DNA-processing protein DprA, producing MLTHFGLPDNIFAAGQAALSALVGLPLARALTAPVPVRTQVLIDYTLLWLQHPHHYFLTLADPRYPQSLLDIPDPPITLYVKGCIGLLQMPSIAIVGSRNATAQGVLNAERFAASLSQAGFPVVSGLAMGIDAAAHAGALLHAGSTIAVIGTGIDIIYPARNRALAARIAKDGCVVSEYALGTEALSANFPRRNRLISGLSRAVLVVEAAARSGSLITARVAAEQGRDVFAIPGSIHAPLSKGCHWLIKQGAKLVESAQDVLEEIAPAAPTPGAHDTAVRVVPPALDALLAALGFDPVDSDGLVARTGLEVATLSAQLLELELLGCLEVLPGGNYRRVG
- a CDS encoding DUF494 family protein, whose protein sequence is MFDVLVYLYETYYRPDACPPPAALVKKLSAIGFDDDEITSALDWLTDLAQTTTTLAGQYPQQAAFSFGTRIYVQQEMDALGTAAVGFIQFLEAAKLLNPVQREIVIERALAVSGTLISLDKLKVIVLMVLWSQGKEPDGLMFDELFLDDDEPEPRQLH
- a CDS encoding DNA topoisomerase III, whose amino-acid sequence is MTKTLIIAEKPSVANDIAKTLGGFTKHDEYFESDEYVLSSAVGHLLEIAVPEEFDIKRGKWSFAHLPMIPPYFALNPIAKTEARLKVLNRLIKRKDVTALINACDAGREGELIFRLIAQNAKAKQPIKRLWLQSMTPGAIREAFTNLRDDAEMLPLADAARCRSEADWLIGINGTRAMTAFNSKEGGFYLTTVGRVQTPTLSIVVLREEKIKKFVARDFWEVRADFVCAAGVYEGRWLDTKFKKDETDPEKRAERLWSKAAAESIVAACRSKQGNVTEESKPTTSMAPGLFDLTSLQREANARFGFSAKNTLGLAQALYEKHKVLTYPRTDSRHLPEDYISTVKETLETISENNNYYQFAAQILNGNWVKPNKRIFDNTKISDHFAIIPTTQAPKNLSEPEQKLYDLVTRRFLAIFFPAAEFQVTTRFTEVSGHQFKTEGKVMVNPGWLAVYGKDVVDPKAADGDGTLVAVAKGEKVQTDTIAANGLVTKPPARYTEATLLSAMEGAGKLIDDEELRDAMAGKGLGTPATRAATIEGLINERYLLREGREMIPTAKAFQLMTLLRGLGVNELTAPELTGEWEYKLSQMERGKISREEFMREIAQMTQIIVKRAKEYDNVTIPGDYTTLKTPCPNCGSVVKENYRRFACTKCEFSMSKTPGSRQFEIPEVEELLTNRTIGPLQGFRSKMGRPFAAILKISRDEEIKNCKLEFDFGQNDEEGENGEGVDFTGQTALGPCPKCGNGVFELGLAYVCEKSVAKPKECDFRSGRIILQQEILPEQMVKLLNEGKTDLMPGFVSQRTRRPFKAFLVKGKDGKVSFEFEERKAKAPAKGKAAAVEADEGDAPEATKVVKLAAKPAAKKAAPKKVAAKKPAVRKPAVKKASA
- a CDS encoding DUF4870 domain-containing protein gives rise to the protein MNEITQSLPEKDDCNFAMLAHLLGIFTGFIGALLIWLLKKDSSAYIAQESAEALNFQLTVMIGYVICGVLTLVLIGLLAFPLLYVVNIVFCILGAVAASKGTGYRYPFVLRLIK